The DNA region actccgcgctaaaaagaaaaaaaatagaaaagacagaaaaacaccgcgctaaaaaagaaaaaaaaagaaaagacagaaaaacaccgcgctaaaaagaaaaaagaagaaaacagacagaaaaactccgcgctaaaaagaaaaaagaagaaaacagacagaaaaacgtcgcgctaaaaagaaaaaagaagaaaacagacagaaagactccgcgcaaaaaaaaaaaaaaaaaaaaatagaaagacagaaaaacaccgctctaaaaagaaaaagatagaaaagacagaaaaactccgcgctaagaagaaaaaaatagaaaagacagaaaaactccgcgctaaaaagaaaaaaatagaaaagacagaaaaactccgcgctaagaagaaataaatataaaagacagaaaaactccgcgctaaaaagaaaaaaagaagaaaacagacagaaaactccgcgctaaaaaaagaaaagggcgtcacatgatgaaaaattgatgtagacattaacctggaaatctatgaaaaatgactcaggcgattattttatgagggtgacgatattcatactactgtacacagTCCTTAAAGCTGAATACTTAAGTGGTAGAATGTCTCTGCACTAGCTAAGGGTGGcagggtgtcaaactcacggcccacgtcACAAATTCGGCCCTTGAGATGGTCGTGAGTGGCCCGCGATATTCCCTGATTAACCTGCTTcgttcctcttaactctttttaggaacagtgagtagcgggctttttttttcttcattattgtttccttttttatgcccttgaactgtctcctttgctgtaaaaaaaggggtccacaggtgaaggaGTGACTGGAGAAGGGAACGCGACAAAGAAGGTTGTGAATCACTGTTTCAAGCAATTTTTcaagtattttctttccttttcttcctgccatTTTCTGTGACTCAgcgcgaagaaaagaggaaagcactATTCGCTTCATCATATCTGCACGGGCAGGAAATTACGACAACCGCCTTCACTCAGTCCTATGTAATCTTCTCTCCGTGGTGTATTGAGTAATTAATAATCCCAAGGGGGGAGTCTAAAATCTAAATGAAGTTCACtttggttggtgattttttttttgtactcttttcttAATAATACAAtggtcatttattttttccttctatgttgttttttttgtgctctaATCCGTCTCCAttccctgaaaacacacacacgcgcacacacacacacacacacacacacacacacacacacacacacacacacacacacacacacacacacagaacctttAATCAATCCAGTTTAATCTTTTTTCCGCGATATCCTGGAGCCCCTACTATCTCTAAGTTCATATAACCCAATGCTCCCTAGAATCGAACACAAGACCACGTTCTTTTGGCCCTAAAGTTCGTTTGATGCAGCATGTGATCGTCTACGTTCATATAATCAAATATTTCCTACAATCGAGCTCAAGAAGGAGAGTTGCAACACGTTCACTTAACCCTCTACGTTCATCTGATTCAATATTTGATCCTTTACGTTCATGTCACCCAAAGTTGACGAGAACCGACcccgaggaagataagaagaagaagtcacGTTCATTTTTAAGCCAGCACAATCTCCCTTCTGGcgctttctcatcttcattccattaaaaaaaagcACAAGAGGGGAGTCTATATcaagctggctttttttttctataatgggatgtttttgtttttgtttagcgCACTTCTTGGAAACATCATTTACTGgaacgttctctttcttttctagtccgtctccttttcctgtacacacacacaaacacacacacgcacacacacacagaacagacgACTCTCACCCTTATTGTCACATAACATCCACAGTCGCTTCCTGTGATTCTCCTACGACCATTTTTACCCCGGTGTTCACGCGTCATGCCCCCCACTCTACAAACTCTCCGGACATCCCTGAGTAAAACTTTGGGGCATAATCTAAGACATGttggcctttcgtaggagtttggggcatttccaggggtagttttatggcccttccagtagtttgagccttcttctatgccatgaacctggaaaaacactcattagaactccacTGATCTCTTTCTGGCCACTGGAAATAGTTGGCGAGTCGGGCAATACAGACTTTAGAGATGTACCGACGCCCGCATCCGTGTCCTCACTAGACAAAAGGGGTGTGGCAGGTGTACGGAAATAGAAATAGAGGATGTAAAGTGACTGCTAGACTTCGGCCCGGATCCCTAAATGTATCCTGGCCTCTCGTGGAAGTAGTCGGGGTTTAAAGGACTGTttggtgatcctggtgatagttttacctgacttctgcacCTTCACCGGGAAGACCACTCGTGCAACCCTGTTAATCTGTTCTGGGGCCTTGGAAGACAGTCGTAATGGGAATCTGATACTTGCCATCCTTCTAAGTAATCTCGTAATATCTAAGTCACTGTGCCTGGTCTAGAATTCTTCCCTACAGCAATATTTTCGTCTTAAGGAAAtggccaagggagggagggagggagagctcttAAACGTATCAGAGTTGTcacagtttgtcttttttttgtcgtgaatattggcctcctcctcctcctcctcctctaagttctTCATaacaacctccttttctttaccttcctcttactcgtctcgttctccctcttcttcctattcctcctcctcctcctccttttgaattATCTCCTCGTCTacagctctctcctccactttctcctcagcCACACATTGGTTAACATGCAGACAGCTTTGGCTAGAGAGAGTCCTAGTTTGACGTACTGAAGTGAAGAGTAGAGACAaggaaaatgctctctctctctctctctctctctctctctctctctctctctctctctctctctctctctctctctctctctctctctctctctctctctctctctctcaaggagtgTGGTATTTCGTACATGACTGCCTCTCGTAGTTCTCTCTTCGCTGTATTTCACGTATTTTCCGTATCTTCTCCCTTGATCAGTTCTTTACGTCACCAAGAACCAACAATATACGACAAATCCTATGAAAATCTTTATGAAAAAATCCCATGAAATCCTTATAAAAAAGAATCCTATGAAAATCTTTATGAAAAAAATCCCATGAAATATTTATCAAAACGAATCCTATGAAAATCCTTCAGAAAATATTTTgtgaaaatactcatgaaaaaataTCCCACAGAAGCCTTATGAAAAAGCATCCTATGAAAatccttatttaaaaaaaatcctaTGAAATTCTTAGGGAAAAGAATCCTACAAAATCCTTTGGCAAAAAATCCAATGATATCCTTATAAGAAATTCCTATGACCATCCTTTTTGAGAAAGTCCTATGAAAATCCTTATAAAAACAATCCCATGAAAATCCTTATAACAAAGAATCATTATGaaaaagaatcgacagatgacgTGGCActccttatgagagagagagagagagagagagagagagagagagagagagagagagagagaggttgattgattgactgattgatttttattggcctcaaggtagttacatagattattttacacattgtctttaaaagccactagtccattgagccatagctctcttatggactacatgttatatatatttatatataagtgagcataacaggtgcgacaaggtctctcaaaaatatattaaagattgcaaaaaaattaagtatggctaactcagaatgcatactatatacatgtgcaccccaatacaaaattaatgaaaataggcttttgttcctgattaatagaacaaagtgataatactactaataataataacaataacaatagcaacaaaaatactactaacagtaataatagtttcataacaatattactaataataatgataatgacaataaaaaaaataataataatgacagacatgataataatgagacatgataataatgatagacataataatgatagacatgataataatgataaacatgataTGATagataataatgacagtaataataataataataataataataataataataataataataataataataataataataataataataataataataataataataataataataataataataataataataataataataataataataataataataataataataataatagtgataataaaattataatagtgatactgatcctgaacattactattacatattctaatagtagtagtagtagtagtagtagtagtagtagtggtagtagcagtagtagcagtggtagtagcagtagtagcagtggtagtagcagtagtagcagcagtagagaagggagggaaagggggaaggagaaggatagggggaaagcatagcaagcactctttaacatgccttaatgtgaggtagttaaggtatatatttcactgaaaaatattaagtataattaccatgtaacaatgaaaataaatttcttttaaatgagactagattatcattatttagaagggactgaggcaagttattccagctttttgatccccgtgacagaacactctgctgggcgtgtgtgctcctgcataacggtggacgcaattgatgagttctacgggtcacagagtggggcatcacagtaaagccagggtatacagggaaagagtgaagagctttgtgtacaaataagctagtttgaaggtatataatatcgggaagctttaacaacctaaaatctctaaaaatacagtttgtatgagcataccgatctttaaagaacataacacgtaagagttttttttgtgaaataatcaggctgtcgatgaaggtgttataggcgcctccccatatggcacaacagtatagaaggtgcggatatattagagagaaataaatttgccgtaaagagttttggttcaaacaatctcttaatctgtatattacgcccgttagcagggctacctttgattttaccatgtcaatgtgttgtttccattttaatttattatcgatagttatacctaaaaatttaaaatcagtaactacatttaatgcaaaattattaatttttattgatgtatgaactggctgagtcgtgagtggactagaaatcatgaacttagttttgttaatatttaatgttaatttattactcatgatccaatttgatacattgataagctcagtatttaaagtgtctgttatatcttcaagatcatgtccttgaatgaaaattgtggtatcgtcggcaaataaaaggaattttaatttattgctgctatgaattatgtcattgatataaattaagaaaagaatcgggccaagaattgatccctggggcacaccacatgcagtatctgtatatggcgatgacacattgttaGACGATGTACCttgtttcctgtgtgctaagtaacttttgaaccaattatgcgcattgccacgaattccataaacaaacaatttatctagtagaatgttatgagagagagagagagagagagagagagactaaggagTAATATtcacacatcctctctctctctctctctctctctctctctctctgacacacacacacacagcacgcgtGGTAACCTTCGCAGCAATCTTTCCTATGAACTGAATAAAccacgaaaataataatagacatgTCTTAGTAAACCAGACGTTCTACCTGACAACTATTTTATGATGGATTAgaatgtacctgtgtgtgtgtgtgtgtgtgtgtgtgtgtgtgtgtgtgtgtgtgtgtgtatttacctagttgtatttacctagttgtaaaatacaggaaaagagccgtactaggctcgtgctgtcccgtctccataacgcttattatccagtttggctttaaattcatgaatcgtttttacacacagtctcctcgtcaagtccgttccaagttgttatgcttctgtatggaaaactgtattttttgatgtctctcctacagtcgctcttcttcaatttcttaccattgcctcttgttacaCTTCCGTCGCGTACCACTAGGTCTGCCCTGTCCAATTACTCCAATCcttcttgtatcctgtacaatgctattaggtcccctctctctcttctgctctccagtgttgtttgtcccaatttctccagtctttcttcataagtatgttctctcagagtttccggtaatttagtcgctgctctttgtattctttccaactttctaatttttttcttcaatctaggtgaccacactaatgctgcatattccagtcttggacgtatcatcgatgttattagttttttcaccatttcttcatctaaatgtgtgtgtgtgtgtgtgtgtgtgtgtgtgtgtgtgtgtgtgtgtgtgcaacagtcCCACGCAGCTTGTCGGAATTGCGTCGTAGGAAACATGCCGAGCCCTTTTTTGAAGCAATACGTATGCGCAAAATATCTCGGTGTTTTTTATCAATGCCTCGCCCCGCCCCTCACAGCAGCTCACGCAACTCGTCAGGAAATGCGTCGCAGAAAATGTGCCGCGCCCCTTTTTCAGAGCAAAACATGCGCAATATTTCTATCACTCTTTGGGGCCGCATTTAAAACATATATCATCACCAAAGTaggctacacatatttgacaagcctttcgtgggagttttgggcatttccaggagtagttttatgagcctggtggtagtttgaccgttcttctgcatgtaccctgaacctaaagaaacacctatttgacaagcctttcgtgggagttttgggcatttccaagagtagttttatgagcctggtggtagtttgatccttcctctgtactatgaaccccccaaaaacgctcattagaacccgtctgatccctctttgacctttagaaatagctgatgtgaaaaccgaaagtcttataaaaccaacctttgttatcagtgccttgctgatgtgagaaccgaaaaagtcttataaaaccaacctttgttatcagtgccctgctgatgtgagaaccgaaaaagtcttataaaaccaacctttgttatcagtgccctgctgatgtgagaaccgaaaaagtcttataaaaccaacctttgttatcagtgccctgctgatgtgagaaccgaaaaagtcttataaaaccaacctttgttatcagtgccctgctgatgtgagaaccgaaaaagtcttataaaaccgacctttgttatcagtgccctgccccttaatattttttttttcaacagtaaaggtaaagggcaaaaaaaaaaaaaagataaaacaataatgaaaaaaaaagcccgccaattactgatcctattaaaagagttaagaggagtggccaaaagagaggtcagtttcaagaggagaggtgtctggatactctcctcttgaaaagtaAGGAATCACTGATGGAAAATAAATATGGTTGAGTCAGTATCCAAAATATCTCTTGACACCACAGACCACGTCTATAAGTCTGGAAGCTTTCATTTTATATCATTCAAGTGTGATTTACAAGTCAAGTGGctgagagagaggtaaagaaacacGGGAAATAGTCCTTTGCCGTTTCTTGAAGGCTGTTGCAATATTGGCGTCATATCATGTATTACATACAGATAGATATCACATTTGTCCCATCATATTCAAATTCATCTTCACACAGCATAACACATTCATAGTCACATCATGTATTATGTTTTTCATCGTGTTCATGTCATGTCATATCCTCATTATAGCCACATCACATTCATATTGATAACAGCCTGCCACACCCCAGTCATAGGGTGGTATTCACATTCATTCCTTACTCACATCATATCACCcaatcttattcttattcatataatTTATTCATATGATCTCTTCCATCTATCTTCACATCCATGTTACATGTTTATATTCATAGTTATATATGTTATTCGTATCCATACCCACATCATATATTATATtcattgcatatttaaaaaatcaCGTCATATTCATATTATGttcttaattaattaattataCCATATACATATTCATGTCACATAGTCACATCCCTGTCATAGGGCATCATACTCATATATTCACATCAAAGAATATTCACATATAATACATATGTCATACAGGCTATTATATAAACTATATCATTGGCTGTTATAATGCCGGCcaaaccctcatcttcctttatttaataCACCCGTCATGGATTTAAACCCACTGGCTGTACTAACCGTGGCTACttggtcttttcttcttcttcttattattattactatcttcccTTCTCGCCATCATTCTCAGCACGCGTCAGCCCCTCATCGTCCCCATGGCCGCGTACACACGTGTCAACCTGTTTCGTGTCCCCTCCAGTCCCCGCCTAACGTTTTCAACCAGCAAGGCAAGCAACGTCGTTATaaatctcccccttctcctcctccccccccccctccttcgtatacttcttcttcatcttcatcttctccgtcttcttcttcttcttcttcttttttttttcttcttcttcttcttcttcttcttcttcttcttcttcttcttcttcttcccttccttccttccttccttcaaacgaTGCAGCAATCtgccaatcaatgggggcatgcgccgggggtgcgtcgcctcgcccaccccacagatatcggcaggagttatttttcgaagacccgtccgccactggaacagctttCCAGCAGAAGTAGTTTGCTCGAAAGCGATAATTTCCTTCCAAGATCGCACtggtcgtcactttgctgcgtcagggGCGAGCTCGAAGTGCCCGCGCGTGCGTACAAAAGTGCTTCAGTCTGTGGCGCAGGTCTCTCAATTGGCTGACGAGCTGATTCACATGTCgctaaagcaggcagcctcgtgatgaaccagcaggctttttgttgcctgccCTCCCATGTTTTCACGcctgctcctcatcttcctcctcctcttccatttccttcttcctcaccgcGGCTTCCTCACGTTttcaaagggctcgtacaggctgttctcgaccacctcggtcctgcgggtgttgtccaaggtctcgtacaggctgttctcgaccacctcggtcctgcgggtgttgtccaaggtctcgtacaggctgttctcgaccacctcggtcctgcgggtgttgtccaaggtctcgtacaggctgttctcgaccacctcggtcctgcgggtgttgtccaaggtctcgtacaggctgttctcgaccacctcggtcctgcgggtgttgtccaagggctcgtacaggctgttctcgaccacctcggtcctgcgggtgttgtccaaggtctcgtacaggctgttctcgaccacctcggtcccgcgAATGTTCTCCACGGtttcgtacaggctgttctcgaccacctcggtctcgCCTTGGAATCGCATCCTCACATCTGCGGGTGTGTCGAGGACATGCTGGGACCGATAACAGAAggtactactgctgccactactactactactactgctactactggtactactat from Eriocheir sinensis breed Jianghai 21 unplaced genomic scaffold, ASM2467909v1 Scaffold547, whole genome shotgun sequence includes:
- the LOC126993052 gene encoding uncharacterized protein LOC126993052 isoform X13, producing the protein MRFQGETEVVENSLYETVENIRGTEVVENSLYETLDNTRRTEVVENSLYETLDNTRRTEVVENSLYETLDNTRRTEVVENSLYETLDNTRRTEVVENSLYETLDNTRRTEVVENSLYEPFENVRKPR
- the LOC126993052 gene encoding uncharacterized protein LOC126993052 isoform X15, which translates into the protein MRFQGETEVVENSLYETLDNTRRTEVVENSLYETLDNTRRTEVVENSLYETLDNTRRTEVVENSLYETLDNTRRTEVVENSLYETLDNTRRTEVVENSLYEPFENVRKPR
- the LOC126993052 gene encoding uncharacterized protein LOC126993052 isoform X14 codes for the protein MRFQGETEVVENSLYEPLDNTRRTEVVENSLYETLDNTRRTEVVENSLYETLDNTRRTEVVENSLYETLDNTRRTEVVENSLYETLDNTRRTEVVENSLYEPFENVRKPR